Proteins from a genomic interval of Paenibacillus sp. RC334:
- a CDS encoding MFS transporter, which yields MVGSQMLKLRGFYLFIGLAGGMFNPYLTLLLVQNGLTSTSVGALMAIGTLVSILVQPVWGIIVDQYRQMRLVLILSVAVPGVMAVCYQSEQFVLMALVYSIMAIFTATQAPIADSYAIVTAKKAGATYGSIRFMASIGNAVGGYAGGLFVSLLSVSMIWVPFLVLNGLAALTALALPKNTEEDLALRKSFSDGIGQLIRNRTFLIFLGGSFLVNQTLTAFNTYFVLAFKMSGGPTELVGVALLVASITNVPSMLLASRVIRRIGLERTLLLGAVAYMLRWGVQLAFPDPAVMIAVQVLHGLSFGFFYIAAVEYVSHVTEKDMQATGQSVFNMVFAGLAGIVGNLLNGYLLHAGGATVNESRLSDQRDLRCVNDGLCITQP from the coding sequence ATGGTTGGCTCACAAATGCTGAAGCTGCGAGGCTTTTATTTGTTTATTGGTTTGGCCGGGGGGATGTTTAACCCGTATTTGACCTTATTGCTGGTTCAGAACGGTTTGACGAGTACCAGTGTTGGTGCGCTGATGGCGATCGGTACGCTGGTATCCATTCTGGTTCAGCCAGTATGGGGAATTATTGTGGATCAATACCGTCAAATGCGGCTGGTGCTTATTTTGAGTGTGGCTGTCCCGGGTGTAATGGCGGTATGTTATCAGTCGGAGCAATTTGTGCTGATGGCGCTTGTTTATTCGATCATGGCTATATTCACGGCAACACAGGCGCCGATCGCTGATTCCTATGCGATCGTGACAGCGAAAAAGGCAGGAGCGACCTACGGCAGCATACGATTTATGGCGAGTATAGGTAATGCGGTGGGCGGTTATGCCGGAGGGCTGTTTGTGTCGCTTCTATCGGTGTCCATGATTTGGGTGCCTTTTTTGGTACTGAACGGTCTTGCGGCCCTGACGGCCCTGGCGCTTCCGAAAAATACGGAGGAAGATCTGGCGTTGCGCAAATCGTTTTCTGACGGTATCGGTCAATTAATCCGTAACAGGACGTTTTTAATATTTTTGGGTGGCAGCTTTTTGGTAAATCAGACGTTGACCGCATTTAATACCTATTTTGTACTGGCCTTTAAAATGTCGGGAGGACCTACAGAGTTGGTCGGGGTTGCTTTGCTGGTTGCTTCCATTACGAATGTGCCCTCTATGCTGCTGGCTTCCAGGGTGATTCGCAGGATTGGGCTGGAGAGAACCCTTTTGCTAGGGGCTGTAGCCTATATGCTGCGCTGGGGAGTTCAACTGGCATTTCCTGATCCTGCGGTTATGATCGCTGTGCAGGTGTTGCATGGGTTGTCGTTTGGATTTTTCTACATTGCGGCTGTTGAATATGTATCGCATGTGACGGAAAAGGATATGCAGGCCACCGGACAAAGTGTGTTCAATATGGTATTCGCCGGACTGGCGGGCATTGTAGGTAATCTGTTGAATGGATACCTCCTTCATGCCGGGGGGGCCACAGTTAATGAATCTCGCTTGTCTGATCAGCGCGACCTTAGGTGCGTTAATGATGGTTTATGTATCACGCAGCCGTAA
- a CDS encoding ROK family protein: MADIDVQKQYGDEPKASGWAAGIDVGGTKTLICIGTAERQVVVRHKIPTVHTKDAAFFFKCLFEELESCLEQEGLTLEQLKGIGIGFPGVVDNDSGMITHAPALQWNMHDSTRDSGAHGGIRSVIGQRYGGRLVLDNDVNMAALGEQWLGAARGLRHVMMVTVGTGIGSGLILNGELYKGAANGAGEMAYWIAGEEQARQAAKRKGTDEFGVFESLTSGTAITHSVKSALASGIPCTHMVRLADGQREHVGARHVLQAAAEGDVEAQTILEPALAHMAMALTNVISLLNPEMIVVGGGVAEGSAYYLDEIRQRVALWTDIPCTIVPAGLGNEAGAIGALATILGSKVR; this comes from the coding sequence ATGGCGGACATAGATGTACAAAAGCAATATGGGGATGAGCCGAAGGCTTCCGGCTGGGCAGCAGGCATTGATGTCGGCGGGACGAAGACACTGATCTGTATCGGTACAGCGGAACGGCAAGTGGTAGTGAGGCATAAAATTCCGACGGTTCATACGAAGGATGCAGCCTTTTTCTTTAAGTGTCTGTTCGAGGAACTGGAAAGCTGTCTGGAGCAGGAAGGCTTGACGCTGGAGCAATTAAAAGGAATCGGAATCGGCTTTCCCGGTGTGGTAGATAATGATAGCGGCATGATCACTCATGCTCCGGCGCTCCAATGGAATATGCACGACAGCACACGTGACAGTGGTGCGCATGGCGGTATACGATCTGTCATTGGACAGCGCTATGGCGGACGCTTGGTGCTGGATAACGATGTGAATATGGCTGCGTTGGGAGAGCAATGGCTAGGGGCGGCCCGGGGATTACGTCATGTGATGATGGTAACGGTGGGAACAGGCATCGGAAGCGGTCTTATTTTGAACGGGGAGCTGTACAAGGGAGCGGCCAACGGAGCTGGTGAGATGGCCTACTGGATTGCAGGCGAGGAACAGGCGCGGCAAGCGGCAAAACGGAAAGGGACGGACGAGTTCGGTGTGTTCGAATCTTTAACGTCGGGTACGGCAATAACACACAGTGTAAAATCGGCCCTCGCATCCGGCATACCATGTACGCACATGGTACGGCTGGCGGATGGACAACGGGAACATGTTGGGGCGCGACATGTTCTGCAAGCAGCAGCCGAAGGAGATGTGGAAGCACAGACGATTCTGGAGCCTGCGCTGGCTCATATGGCGATGGCTTTGACGAATGTCATCAGCTTGCTGAACCCGGAAATGATCGTTGTAGGCGGCGGTGTGGCTGAAGGGAGCGCGTATTATTTGGATGAAATTCGGCAAAGAGTAGCCTTATGGACGGACATTCCTTGTACCATTGTACCTGCTGGGCTGGGTAATGAAGCCGGGGCCATCGGAGCGCTGGCGACGATTCTGGGCAGCAAGGTACGCTAA